The following coding sequences are from one Salvia hispanica cultivar TCC Black 2014 chromosome 3, UniMelb_Shisp_WGS_1.0, whole genome shotgun sequence window:
- the LOC125216748 gene encoding agamous-like MADS-box protein AGL65 isoform X2, translated as MGRVKLKIQRLETLNSRQVTYGKRRAGILKKAQEISVLCDIPIVLIMFSPSGKPSIFCGQRSNIDEMIAKYAQLTPKERAKRRLESLETLKRNFKKLDQDVDIEEFLDTSTPSIEEMQNRVMSLRLQLDEARERVRWWSNPDTIEDVEHLNQMEDSLRESLNRTQATKEKFFKEPLIQFDCTSQVCGDFGRVYEQELPKPQFPNTMPFPLATTSDRDCANQSWLPGGEAQHMMLPGEPQFLGSRDMECSRDASFPTCSGYFADVKEQELENSRQMKTERLEEGLTVDDYTYSANLRLPLSDQYPYNSFGNISFPDLMETGKDANFQLSSLDYQINGNFDLPRSVCNNFPPSLVPAAGSCAISMLNDHSYPQPPN; from the exons ATGGGAAGGGTAAAGCTGAAGATTCAGAGATTAGAGACTCTGAATAGCCGGCAGGTTACGTATGGAAAACGAAGGGCTGGAATCTTGAAAAAAGCCCAAGAAATTTCTGTTTTATGTGACATTCCCATTGTACTTATCATGTTCTCTCCATCTGGGAAGCCATCTATATTCTGCGGCCAACGAAG CAACATCGATGAAATGATAGCAAAATACGCGCAGCTTACACCAAAAGAGAGGGCAAAGAG GAGGTTGGAGAGCCTTGAA ACTTTAAAAAGAAACTTTAAGAAGCTTGACCAAGATGTTGATATAGAAGAGTTTCTTGATACAAG TACTCCGTCTATTGAG GAAATGCAAAACCGAGTAATGTCTCTTCGACTTCAACTCGATGAAGCACGTGAAAGAGTAAG ATGGTGGAGTAATCCAGACACTATTGAAGACGTCGAACACCTGAATCAGATGGAAGATTCTCTCCGGGAATCGCTGAACAGGACTCAAGCAACTAAG GAGAAGTTTTTTAAGGAACCACTCATTCAGTTTGATTGCACAAGCCAAGTGTGTGGAGACTTTGGCAGAGTTTACGAGCAAGAACTTCCCAAACCGCAGTTCCCAAACACCATGCCTTTTCCCTTAGCCACAACCAGTGATCGGGACTGCGCGAACCAGTCGTGGCTTCCTGGTGGAGAGGCTCAACACATGATGCTACCGGGGGAGCCCCAATTCTTGGGAAGCCG AGATATGGAATGCTCGAGAGATGCATCCTTCCCGACCTGCTCGGGCTACTTTGCTGATGTGAAAGAGCAGGAGCTTGAGAATTCAAGACAGATGAAAACTGAAAGACTAGAAGAGGGCTTGACAGTTGATGATTACACATATTCTGCTAACTTGAGGCTTCCTCTAAGCGATCAATATCCCTATAATTCGTTTGGAAATATAAGTTTTCCGGACTTGATGGAGACCGGAAAGGATGCAAACTTTCAACTGAGTAGCTTGGACTACCAGATAAACGGGAATTTCGACCTTCCAAGATCTGTCTGCAACAACTTCCCACCTAGTTTGGTTCCTGCAGCTGGCTCGTGCGCCATTTCCATGCTAAACGATCACTCTTATCCTCAG CCTCCAAACTGA
- the LOC125216748 gene encoding agamous-like MADS-box protein AGL65 isoform X1, which translates to MGRVKLKIQRLETLNSRQVTYGKRRAGILKKAQEISVLCDIPIVLIMFSPSGKPSIFCGQRSNIDEMIAKYAQLTPKERAKRRLESLETLKRNFKKLDQDVDIEEFLDTSTPSIEEMQNRVMSLRLQLDEARERVRWWSNPDTIEDVEHLNQMEDSLRESLNRTQATKVPKYVQEVEAPSKHKEKFFKEPLIQFDCTSQVCGDFGRVYEQELPKPQFPNTMPFPLATTSDRDCANQSWLPGGEAQHMMLPGEPQFLGSRDMECSRDASFPTCSGYFADVKEQELENSRQMKTERLEEGLTVDDYTYSANLRLPLSDQYPYNSFGNISFPDLMETGKDANFQLSSLDYQINGNFDLPRSVCNNFPPSLVPAAGSCAISMLNDHSYPQPPN; encoded by the exons ATGGGAAGGGTAAAGCTGAAGATTCAGAGATTAGAGACTCTGAATAGCCGGCAGGTTACGTATGGAAAACGAAGGGCTGGAATCTTGAAAAAAGCCCAAGAAATTTCTGTTTTATGTGACATTCCCATTGTACTTATCATGTTCTCTCCATCTGGGAAGCCATCTATATTCTGCGGCCAACGAAG CAACATCGATGAAATGATAGCAAAATACGCGCAGCTTACACCAAAAGAGAGGGCAAAGAG GAGGTTGGAGAGCCTTGAA ACTTTAAAAAGAAACTTTAAGAAGCTTGACCAAGATGTTGATATAGAAGAGTTTCTTGATACAAG TACTCCGTCTATTGAG GAAATGCAAAACCGAGTAATGTCTCTTCGACTTCAACTCGATGAAGCACGTGAAAGAGTAAG ATGGTGGAGTAATCCAGACACTATTGAAGACGTCGAACACCTGAATCAGATGGAAGATTCTCTCCGGGAATCGCTGAACAGGACTCAAGCAACTAAGGTACCTAAGTATGTTCAAGAAGTTGAAGCTCCATCAAAACACAAG GAGAAGTTTTTTAAGGAACCACTCATTCAGTTTGATTGCACAAGCCAAGTGTGTGGAGACTTTGGCAGAGTTTACGAGCAAGAACTTCCCAAACCGCAGTTCCCAAACACCATGCCTTTTCCCTTAGCCACAACCAGTGATCGGGACTGCGCGAACCAGTCGTGGCTTCCTGGTGGAGAGGCTCAACACATGATGCTACCGGGGGAGCCCCAATTCTTGGGAAGCCG AGATATGGAATGCTCGAGAGATGCATCCTTCCCGACCTGCTCGGGCTACTTTGCTGATGTGAAAGAGCAGGAGCTTGAGAATTCAAGACAGATGAAAACTGAAAGACTAGAAGAGGGCTTGACAGTTGATGATTACACATATTCTGCTAACTTGAGGCTTCCTCTAAGCGATCAATATCCCTATAATTCGTTTGGAAATATAAGTTTTCCGGACTTGATGGAGACCGGAAAGGATGCAAACTTTCAACTGAGTAGCTTGGACTACCAGATAAACGGGAATTTCGACCTTCCAAGATCTGTCTGCAACAACTTCCCACCTAGTTTGGTTCCTGCAGCTGGCTCGTGCGCCATTTCCATGCTAAACGATCACTCTTATCCTCAG CCTCCAAACTGA
- the LOC125215892 gene encoding cyclic dof factor 1-like, with product MKMLKEPEIKLFGRKIYFPDNAAAGECSGESTDCDRLLENSRDEAETKKQEQRDEEVAEGETSAENSESQITDAPSESEKGPKAPPADEDSKSEKEKKSETTNSEQKTLKKPDKIIPCPRCNSMDTKFCYYNNYNVNQPRHFCKSCQRYWTAGGTMRNVPVGAGRRKTKNFRHLTISEALHADGFHGLKFKPNGTVLCFAQDSPQMPSAEKKSEESTNAPRNPAMDGFHHRTNGFPWPFPWNPAALPPMQMPMPMPMPMPMPYYLWNSGNWNLATASPESPLGKHSRSGEVVEPEGQRKKSSVVVPKTLRMDDPEEAARSSIWSTLGIKYDAVSREGLFKSLQAKGGDKKPGMAAAASPLMQANPAALSRSLAFQEGA from the exons ATGAAGATGCTCAAGGAGCCGGAGATAAAGCTGTTCGGCCGGAAGATCTACTTCCCCGACAACGCCGCCGCCGGAGAGTGCTCCGGCGAGAGCACTGATTGCGATCGCTTATTGGAAAATAGCAGAGATGAAGCTGAAACCAAAAAGCAGGAGCAGAGAGATGAG GAGGTAGCAGAAGGAGAAACAAGTGCTGAAAATTCGGAATCACAGATTACGGATGCTCCATCAGAGTCCGAGAAGGGCCCGAAAGCACCCCCAGCCGACGAAGACAGCAAGTcggaaaaagagaagaagagcGAGACAACCAATTCGGAGCAAAAAACACTAAAGAAGCCGGACAAAATCATCCCGTGCCCACGGTGCAACAGCATGGACACCAAGTTTTGCTACTACAACAACTACAACGTCAACCAGCCGCGCCACTTCTGCAAGAGCTGCCAGAGGTACTGGACGGCCGGGGGCACAATGCGGAACGTCCCAGTGGGCGCCGGCCGACGCAAGACCAAGAACTTCCGCCACCTCACCATCTCTGAAGCTCTCCACGCGGACGGATTCCACGGCCTCAAATTCAAGCCGAATGGAACCGTCCTCTGCTTCGCCCAGGACTCGCCCCAAATGCCCTCTGCTGAGAAAAAGAGCGAAGAAAGTACTAATGCGCCGCGGAATCCGGCCATGGATGGTTTCCATCACCGCACGAATGGATTCCCATGGCCGTTTCCGTGGAATCCGGCCGCTCTCCCTCCAATGCAGATGCCAATGCCAATGCCAATGCCGATGCCGATGCCATACTATTTATGGAATTCCGGAAATTGGAATTTGGCAACGGCTAGCCCTGAGTCGCCGTTGGGGAAGCATTCGAGGAGCGGGGAGGTTGTGGAGCCGGAAGGGCAGAGGAAGAAGAGCTCGGTTGTGGTGCCAAAGACGCTGAGGATGGATGATCCGGAAGAGGCTGCTAGGAGCTCTATATGGTCGACGCTCGGGATCAAGTACGATGCCGTTAGTAGGGAAGGACTTTTCAAGTCCTTGCAAGCCAAGGGCGGCGACAAGAAACCGGGGATGGCTGCAGCAGCGTCGCCGCTGATGCAAGCCAATCCGGCGGCTCTGTCGCGGTCCCTGGCGTTCCAAGAGGGTGCTTGA
- the LOC125209696 gene encoding expansin-A23-like, translating to MAFGGTMLYSLVAISVIFGVANANSGWESARATFYGPSDAIDGMGAACGYTNVIEHGYNEETTALSAALFNGGAACGACFQIMCVNAPQACKSGTIRVTATNFCPPDYTKDHDIWFNPPQKHFDLARPMYLKIAEYKAGVVPVLYRRVKCWKKGGVKFVMGGNNYWTIVLVYNVGGVGDVTSVRVRCSGSSDWVPMNRNWGQNWEVTESLLGKWLSFEVTASDGSVIQETDVVPSNWQFGMSFEGKHNFD from the exons ATGGCTTTTGGTGGAACGATGTTGTATAGTTTAGTAGCTATTTCAGTAATTTTTGGTGTTGCAAATGCCAATAGTGGATGGGAGTCCGCCCGTGCAACCTTCTACGGCCCATCCGATGCCATTGATGGAATGg GTGCGGCATGTGGATACACGAACGTAATCGAGCATGGGTACAACGAGGAGACGACGGCTCTAAGCGCCGCCCTCTTCAACGGCGGGGCGGCCTGCGGGGCGTGCTTCCAAATCATGTGCGTGAACGCCCCGCAGGCCTGCAAGAGTGGCACGATCCGCGTGACCGCCACCAACTTCTGCCCTCCGGACTACACCAAGGACCATGACATATGGTTCAATCCTCCTCAGAAGCATTTCGACCTAGCCCGGCCGATGTACCTCAAGATCGCGGAGTACAAGGCCGGGGTCGTCCCGGTCTTGTACCGCCGCGTCAAGTGCTGGAAAAAGGGCGGGGTCAAGTTTGTGATGGGTGGGAACAACTACTGGACGATCGTCCTCGTGTACAACGTCGGGGGCGTTGGGGATGTCACGTCCGTGAGGGTCCGATGCTCCGGCTCATCTGACTGGGTTCCGATGAACCGGAACTGGGGCCAAAACTGGGAGGTCACTGAGAGCCTACTCGGAAAGTGGCTCTCTTTTGAGGTGACCGCTAGTGATGGCTCAGTCATTCAAGAGACTGATGTGGTTCCATCCAATTGGCAATTTGGGATGAGTTTTGAGGGCAAACATAATTTTGATTAG
- the LOC125209697 gene encoding NAC domain-containing protein 20-like produces MANFWRGSSVVEEPTGWRFDPTEVELIQFYLSKIVDREPLPARVMEEIDAHHFYENHPRNLVHGTVPLFGEYFLILGDEYFHGRIDNTKLVGEGNVGSWRTLGREEEILDENRNVIAFKIRSTFFSPRSEGTNWRMELYRLPLPNNHEDSSREEWVVARIRRAQQF; encoded by the exons ATGGCAAATTTTTGGAGAGGGAGTTCAGTTGTGGAGGAGCCGACAGGTTGGCGATTCGATCCAACCGAGGTAGAGCTGATCCAGTTCTATCTCTCAAAAATAGTGGACCGTGAACCTCTCCCGGCTAGAGTCATGGAGGAGATTGATGCTCATCACTTCTACGAGAACCATCCTAGGAATCTTG TTCATGGCACGGTGCCCCTATTTGGGGAATACTTTTTAATCCTTGGAGATGAATATTTCCATGGAAGAATCGACAACACGAAACTTgtcggagaaggaaatgttggatCATGGAGAACTCTAGGAAGAGAAGAGGAAATCTTGGACGAGAACAGAAACGTTATCGCCTTCAAGATCCgttctacctttttctctccCAGATCGGAAGGAACAAATTGGAGAATGGAGCTCTACCGTTTGCCTCTGCCAAACAATCATGAG GATTCAAGTAGAGAAGAGTGGGTGGTCGCAAGGATCAGAAGAGCCCAGCAATTTTAA